A window of Rattus norvegicus strain BN/NHsdMcwi chromosome 14, GRCr8, whole genome shotgun sequence contains these coding sequences:
- the Vstm2a gene encoding V-set and transmembrane domain-containing protein 2A isoform X7 yields the protein MMGIFLASVGFMFFSVLYVQQGLSSQAKFTEFPRNVTATEGQNVEMSCAFQSGSASVYLEIQWWFLRGPEDLEQGTEAAGSQVELLPDRDPDNDGTKISTVKVQGNDISHKLQISKVRKKDEGLYECRVTDANYGELQEHKAQAYLKVNANSHARRMQAFEASPMWLQDTKPRKNASSVVPSSVHSSANQRMHSTSSPQAVAKIPKQSPQSE from the exons ATGATGGGGATCTTTTTGGCGTCTGTTGGATTTATGTTCTTTTCCGTGTTATATGTACAACAAGGGCTTTCTTCTCAAG CAAAATTTACCGAGTTTCCTCGAAACGTGACTGCGACCGAAGGGCAAAATGTGGAGATGTCCTGCGCTTTCCAAAGCGGCTCTGCTTCGGTGTACCTGGAGATCCAGTGGTGGTTCCTTCGGGGACCAGAGGACCTGGAGCAAGGGACAGAGGCGGCAGGCTCGCAG GTGGAGCTCTTACCCGACAGAGACCCGGACAACGACGGGACCAAGATTAGT ACAGTGAAAGTCCAAGGCAATGACATCTCCCACAAGCTTCAGATTTCCAAAGTGAGAAAAAAGGACGAAGGTTTATATGAGTGCAGGGTGACTGATGCTAACTACGGGGAGCTTCAGGAACACAAGGCCCAGGCCTACCTGAAAGTCAATGCCAACAGCCATGCTCGGCGGATGCAGGCCTTTGAAGCCTCGCCTATGTGGCTACAAGATACGAAGCCTCGAAAGAATGCATCCTCAGTGGTTCCCAGCAGCGTCCACAGCTCTGCCAACCAACGAATGCACTCCACCTCCAGCCCTCAAGCGGTAGCCAAAATCCCCAAGCAAAGTCCACAATCAG
- the Vstm2a gene encoding V-set and transmembrane domain-containing protein 2A isoform X4, with the protein MMGIFLASVGFMFFSVLYVQQGLSSQAKFTEFPRNVTATEGQNVEMSCAFQSGSASVYLEIQWWFLRGPEDLEQGTEAAGSQVELLPDRDPDNDGTKISTVKVQGNDISHKLQISKVRKKDEGLYECRVTDANYGELQEHKAQAYLKVNANSHARRMQAFEASPMWLQDTKPRKNASSVVPSSVHSSANQRMHSTSSPQAVAKIPKQSPQSVHAKTFMSTRAKLAS; encoded by the exons ATGATGGGGATCTTTTTGGCGTCTGTTGGATTTATGTTCTTTTCCGTGTTATATGTACAACAAGGGCTTTCTTCTCAAG CAAAATTTACCGAGTTTCCTCGAAACGTGACTGCGACCGAAGGGCAAAATGTGGAGATGTCCTGCGCTTTCCAAAGCGGCTCTGCTTCGGTGTACCTGGAGATCCAGTGGTGGTTCCTTCGGGGACCAGAGGACCTGGAGCAAGGGACAGAGGCGGCAGGCTCGCAG GTGGAGCTCTTACCCGACAGAGACCCGGACAACGACGGGACCAAGATTAGT ACAGTGAAAGTCCAAGGCAATGACATCTCCCACAAGCTTCAGATTTCCAAAGTGAGAAAAAAGGACGAAGGTTTATATGAGTGCAGGGTGACTGATGCTAACTACGGGGAGCTTCAGGAACACAAGGCCCAGGCCTACCTGAAAGTCAATGCCAACAGCCATGCTCGGCGGATGCAGGCCTTTGAAGCCTCGCCTATGTGGCTACAAGATACGAAGCCTCGAAAGAATGCATCCTCAGTGGTTCCCAGCAGCGTCCACAGCTCTGCCAACCAACGAATGCACTCCACCTCCAGCCCTCAAGCGGTAGCCAAAATCCCCAAGCAAAGTCCACAATCAG
- the Vstm2a gene encoding V-set and transmembrane domain-containing protein 2A isoform X5, which translates to MMGIFLASVGFMFFSVLYVQQGLSSQAKFTEFPRNVTATEGQNVEMSCAFQSGSASVYLEIQWWFLRGPEDLEQGTEAAGSQVELLPDRDPDNDGTKISTVKVQGNDISHKLQISKVRKKDEGLYECRVTDANYGELQEHKAQAYLKVNANSHARRMQAFEASPMWLQDTKPRKNASSVVPSSVHSSANQRMHSTSSPQAVAKIPKQSPQSDLCINNDPN; encoded by the exons ATGATGGGGATCTTTTTGGCGTCTGTTGGATTTATGTTCTTTTCCGTGTTATATGTACAACAAGGGCTTTCTTCTCAAG CAAAATTTACCGAGTTTCCTCGAAACGTGACTGCGACCGAAGGGCAAAATGTGGAGATGTCCTGCGCTTTCCAAAGCGGCTCTGCTTCGGTGTACCTGGAGATCCAGTGGTGGTTCCTTCGGGGACCAGAGGACCTGGAGCAAGGGACAGAGGCGGCAGGCTCGCAG GTGGAGCTCTTACCCGACAGAGACCCGGACAACGACGGGACCAAGATTAGT ACAGTGAAAGTCCAAGGCAATGACATCTCCCACAAGCTTCAGATTTCCAAAGTGAGAAAAAAGGACGAAGGTTTATATGAGTGCAGGGTGACTGATGCTAACTACGGGGAGCTTCAGGAACACAAGGCCCAGGCCTACCTGAAAGTCAATGCCAACAGCCATGCTCGGCGGATGCAGGCCTTTGAAGCCTCGCCTATGTGGCTACAAGATACGAAGCCTCGAAAGAATGCATCCTCAGTGGTTCCCAGCAGCGTCCACAGCTCTGCCAACCAACGAATGCACTCCACCTCCAGCCCTCAAGCGGTAGCCAAAATCCCCAAGCAAAGTCCACAATCAG ATTTATGTATCAATAATGACCCAAATTAA
- the Vstm2a gene encoding V-set and transmembrane domain-containing protein 2A isoform X6, with translation MMGIFLASVGFMFFSVLYVQQGLSSQAKFTEFPRNVTATEGQNVEMSCAFQSGSASVYLEIQWWFLRGPEDLEQGTEAAGSQVELLPDRDPDNDGTKISTVKVQGNDISHKLQISKVRKKDEGLYECRVTDANYGELQEHKAQAYLKVNANSHARRMQAFEASPMWLQDTKPRKNASSVVPSSVHSSANQRMHSTSSPQAVAKIPKQSPQSDTVL, from the exons ATGATGGGGATCTTTTTGGCGTCTGTTGGATTTATGTTCTTTTCCGTGTTATATGTACAACAAGGGCTTTCTTCTCAAG CAAAATTTACCGAGTTTCCTCGAAACGTGACTGCGACCGAAGGGCAAAATGTGGAGATGTCCTGCGCTTTCCAAAGCGGCTCTGCTTCGGTGTACCTGGAGATCCAGTGGTGGTTCCTTCGGGGACCAGAGGACCTGGAGCAAGGGACAGAGGCGGCAGGCTCGCAG GTGGAGCTCTTACCCGACAGAGACCCGGACAACGACGGGACCAAGATTAGT ACAGTGAAAGTCCAAGGCAATGACATCTCCCACAAGCTTCAGATTTCCAAAGTGAGAAAAAAGGACGAAGGTTTATATGAGTGCAGGGTGACTGATGCTAACTACGGGGAGCTTCAGGAACACAAGGCCCAGGCCTACCTGAAAGTCAATGCCAACAGCCATGCTCGGCGGATGCAGGCCTTTGAAGCCTCGCCTATGTGGCTACAAGATACGAAGCCTCGAAAGAATGCATCCTCAGTGGTTCCCAGCAGCGTCCACAGCTCTGCCAACCAACGAATGCACTCCACCTCCAGCCCTCAAGCGGTAGCCAAAATCCCCAAGCAAAGTCCACAATCAG
- the Vstm2a gene encoding V-set and transmembrane domain-containing protein 2A isoform X10: protein MEEEEEGKCKEKLKRIVVELLPDRDPDNDGTKISTVKVQGNDISHKLQISKVRKKDEGLYECRVTDANYGELQEHKAQAYLKVNANSHARRMQAFEASPMWLQDTKPRKNASSVVPSSVHSSANQRMHSTSSPQAVAKIPKQSPQSVHAKTFMSTRAKLAS from the exons atggaagaagaggaggaaggaaaatgtaAAGAGAAGCTAAAAAGAATCGTG GTGGAGCTCTTACCCGACAGAGACCCGGACAACGACGGGACCAAGATTAGT ACAGTGAAAGTCCAAGGCAATGACATCTCCCACAAGCTTCAGATTTCCAAAGTGAGAAAAAAGGACGAAGGTTTATATGAGTGCAGGGTGACTGATGCTAACTACGGGGAGCTTCAGGAACACAAGGCCCAGGCCTACCTGAAAGTCAATGCCAACAGCCATGCTCGGCGGATGCAGGCCTTTGAAGCCTCGCCTATGTGGCTACAAGATACGAAGCCTCGAAAGAATGCATCCTCAGTGGTTCCCAGCAGCGTCCACAGCTCTGCCAACCAACGAATGCACTCCACCTCCAGCCCTCAAGCGGTAGCCAAAATCCCCAAGCAAAGTCCACAATCAG